One genomic region from Streptomyces venezuelae encodes:
- a CDS encoding acetaldehyde dehydrogenase (acetylating), translated as MTTTTTTTSNATTPAPPARKATAAIVGSGNIGTDLLYKLLRSEHVEPRWMVGVDPDSEGLARARRIGLEASHEGVDWLLAQDEKPDVVFEATSAYVHRANAPRYAELGIKAVDLTPAAVGPAVVPPANLREHLDKPNVNMITCGGQATIPMVYAVSRVVPVAYAEIVASVASVSAGPGTRANIDEFTRTTSRGIETIGGAARGKAIIILNPAEPPVIMRDTVFCAIPEDADRAAVAASVKEIAEQVAAYVPGYRLRTEPQFDDPSPENGGMARVAIFLEVEGAGDYLPPYAGNLDIMTAAATRVGEEFAKALLAPRA; from the coding sequence ATGACCACCACCACGACGACCACATCGAACGCCACGACCCCGGCGCCCCCCGCCCGCAAGGCGACCGCCGCGATCGTCGGATCCGGCAACATCGGCACCGACCTGCTCTACAAGCTCCTCCGCTCCGAGCACGTCGAACCCCGCTGGATGGTCGGCGTCGACCCCGACAGCGAGGGCCTCGCCCGCGCCCGCCGCATCGGCCTGGAGGCCAGCCACGAGGGCGTCGACTGGCTGCTGGCCCAGGACGAGAAGCCCGACGTCGTCTTCGAGGCCACCAGCGCCTACGTCCACCGGGCCAACGCCCCGCGCTACGCCGAGCTCGGCATCAAGGCGGTCGACCTGACGCCGGCGGCCGTCGGCCCCGCGGTCGTCCCGCCCGCCAACCTCCGTGAGCACCTCGACAAGCCCAACGTGAACATGATCACCTGCGGCGGTCAGGCCACCATCCCCATGGTGTACGCGGTCTCCCGCGTGGTCCCCGTCGCTTACGCGGAGATCGTGGCCTCGGTGGCCTCCGTCTCCGCCGGACCCGGAACCCGCGCGAACATCGACGAGTTCACCCGTACCACCTCACGCGGGATCGAGACGATCGGCGGCGCCGCCCGCGGCAAGGCGATCATCATCCTCAACCCCGCCGAACCCCCCGTCATCATGCGCGACACCGTCTTCTGCGCGATCCCCGAGGACGCCGACCGGGCCGCCGTCGCCGCCTCCGTCAAGGAGATCGCCGAGCAGGTCGCCGCATACGTCCCCGGCTACCGGCTCCGCACCGAACCGCAGTTCGACGACCCGAGCCCCGAGAACGGCGGGATGGCACGCGTCGCGATCTTCCTGGAGGTCGAGGGCGCGGGCGACTACCTGCCGCCCTACGCCGGAAACCTCGACATCATG
- a CDS encoding CoA-transferase subunit beta, whose protein sequence is MSGGRTTEVTTATRAECCVVACAEAWRDAGEILASPMGTVPMIGARLARLTFSPDLLLTDGEALLIGDTPAVGAPPRVVEGWLPYRQHLALVSTGRRHVMMGASQIDRYGNQNISCIGDWAQPRRQLLGVRGAPVNTLNNATSYWVPKHSARVFVERVDMVSGVGYDRAAEAGPSATRYHRVPEVVSDLGVFDFDTPDRSMRLRSLHPGVTVEQVTAATGFALTVPDDVPYTREPTAEELRLIREEIDPKGLRDREVPA, encoded by the coding sequence ATGAGCGGCGGCCGCACGACGGAAGTGACGACGGCGACACGGGCCGAGTGCTGCGTGGTGGCCTGCGCCGAGGCCTGGCGGGACGCGGGCGAGATCCTGGCCAGTCCGATGGGCACCGTCCCGATGATCGGGGCCCGGCTCGCGCGGCTCACCTTCTCCCCCGACCTGCTCCTGACCGACGGCGAGGCGCTGCTCATCGGCGACACGCCGGCGGTCGGCGCTCCGCCCCGGGTGGTGGAGGGCTGGCTGCCGTACCGCCAGCACCTGGCCCTCGTCTCCACCGGGCGGCGGCACGTGATGATGGGCGCGAGCCAGATCGACCGGTACGGCAACCAGAACATCAGCTGCATCGGCGACTGGGCGCAGCCCAGGCGCCAGCTGCTCGGCGTCCGCGGCGCACCCGTCAACACCCTGAACAATGCGACCAGTTACTGGGTCCCCAAGCACTCGGCGCGGGTCTTCGTCGAGCGGGTCGACATGGTCTCCGGGGTCGGGTACGACCGCGCCGCCGAGGCCGGCCCCTCCGCGACCCGCTACCACCGCGTCCCCGAAGTCGTCAGCGACCTGGGGGTCTTCGACTTCGACACCCCGGACCGCAGCATGCGGCTGCGGTCGCTGCACCCCGGTGTCACCGTCGAACAGGTCACGGCGGCCACCGGCTTCGCGCTCACCGTCCCCGACGACGTGCCGTACACGCGCGAGCCCACCGCCGAGGAACTGCGGCTGATCCGCGAGGAGATCGACCCGAAGGGGCTGCGGGACCGCGAGGTCCCCGCATGA
- a CDS encoding NAD(P)H-dependent flavin oxidoreductase: MSDVTISTSLTELVGVRHPLVQTGMGWVAGPRLVSATAAAGALGILASATMTVEQLRSAVREVRSRTDAPFGVNLRADAGDAAERVKIIIDEGVRVASFALAPSRELIARLKDAGVVVIPSIGAKRHAEKVAAWGADAVLVQGGEGGGHTGSVATTVLLPQIVDAVDIPVIAAGGFRDGRGLVAALAFGASGIAMGTRFLLTSDSTVPDAVKARYLAAAVGDVTVTTKVDGLPHRMLRTELVEALERSGRASALLMAVRHAAAFRRDSGMSWPQMVRDGLAMKHGKDLTWSQILLAANTPMLLKASMVEGRTDLGVMASGQVAGLIEDLPSCAELVDRVMAEAQAAIRALPVPD; the protein is encoded by the coding sequence ATGAGCGACGTGACGATCTCCACCTCCCTGACCGAGCTGGTCGGGGTCCGCCACCCCCTCGTGCAGACCGGCATGGGGTGGGTGGCGGGTCCCCGTCTCGTCTCGGCCACCGCCGCCGCGGGCGCGCTCGGCATCCTCGCGTCGGCGACGATGACCGTCGAGCAGCTCCGCTCGGCGGTGCGCGAGGTCAGGTCCCGTACGGACGCGCCCTTCGGCGTGAACCTGCGCGCGGACGCGGGGGACGCGGCCGAGCGCGTGAAGATCATCATCGACGAGGGTGTACGGGTCGCCTCGTTCGCGCTCGCCCCGTCGCGCGAGCTCATCGCGCGGCTCAAGGACGCGGGCGTCGTCGTCATCCCCTCCATCGGGGCCAAGCGGCACGCCGAGAAGGTCGCCGCGTGGGGCGCCGACGCGGTGCTCGTGCAGGGCGGCGAGGGCGGCGGCCACACCGGAAGCGTCGCCACCACCGTCCTCCTCCCGCAGATCGTGGACGCCGTGGACATTCCCGTCATCGCGGCCGGCGGCTTCCGTGACGGGCGCGGCCTGGTCGCCGCGCTGGCCTTCGGCGCGTCCGGGATCGCGATGGGCACGCGGTTCCTGCTCACCTCGGACAGCACGGTCCCGGACGCGGTGAAGGCCCGCTACCTCGCCGCGGCGGTGGGCGACGTCACCGTCACCACGAAGGTGGACGGGCTCCCGCACCGGATGCTGCGCACCGAGCTGGTCGAGGCGCTGGAACGCTCGGGCCGGGCCTCCGCCCTCCTGATGGCCGTCCGGCACGCCGCGGCCTTCCGGCGTGACTCCGGCATGAGCTGGCCGCAGATGGTCCGCGACGGCCTCGCGATGAAGCACGGGAAGGACCTGACCTGGAGCCAGATCCTGCTGGCCGCCAACACGCCGATGCTGCTCAAGGCATCCATGGTCGAGGGCCGTACCGATCTCGGTGTGATGGCCTCCGGGCAGGTCGCCGGCCTGATCGAGGATCTGCCGTCCTGCGCCGAACTCGTGGACCGTGTCATGGCCGAGGCCCAGGCCGCGATCCGCGCCCTGCCCGTCCCGGACTGA
- a CDS encoding 2-keto-4-pentenoate hydratase, with product MLTDRQRHEAAELLRSAEHGVTPIDPLTSAFPGIDTEDAYEIQLLNIRHRLAAGAEVRGHKVGLSSPVMQQMMGVDEPDYGHLLHDMELRSDTPVPVSRYCAPRVETEVGFVLGDDLPGETCTAADVLAATERVVPALELIDSRIRDWRITIADTIADNASSAGYVIGEGRDPREIDLKAIEARLRSGGELLAEGRGDAVLGDPALSVAWLARTVARFGVSLKKGHVVLPGSCTRAVDVAPGATFTAEFTGLGPVSLSFI from the coding sequence ATGCTCACGGACCGCCAGAGGCACGAGGCGGCCGAGCTGCTGCGCTCCGCCGAACACGGCGTCACGCCGATCGACCCGCTGACCTCGGCCTTCCCCGGCATCGACACCGAGGACGCGTACGAGATCCAGCTCCTCAACATCCGGCACCGCCTCGCTGCGGGGGCCGAGGTACGCGGCCACAAGGTCGGCCTGTCGTCCCCCGTCATGCAGCAGATGATGGGCGTCGACGAACCCGACTACGGTCATCTGCTGCACGACATGGAACTGCGGTCCGACACCCCGGTCCCCGTCTCCCGCTACTGCGCGCCGCGCGTCGAGACCGAGGTCGGTTTCGTCCTCGGCGACGACCTCCCGGGCGAGACCTGCACCGCGGCCGACGTACTGGCCGCCACCGAACGCGTCGTGCCCGCACTGGAGCTGATCGACAGCAGGATCCGCGACTGGCGGATCACGATCGCCGACACCATCGCGGACAACGCCTCCTCCGCCGGATACGTCATCGGCGAGGGCCGCGACCCCCGCGAGATCGACCTGAAGGCGATCGAGGCGCGGCTGCGCAGCGGCGGCGAACTCCTCGCCGAGGGGCGCGGCGACGCCGTGCTCGGCGACCCGGCGCTCTCCGTCGCCTGGCTCGCCCGCACGGTGGCCCGCTTCGGGGTCTCCCTGAAGAAGGGGCACGTGGTGCTGCCCGGCTCGTGCACCCGGGCCGTCGACGTGGCGCCCGGAGCCACCTTCACCGCCGAGTTCACCGGGCTGGGCCCGGTCTCCCTGTCCTTCATCTGA
- a CDS encoding acetyl-CoA C-acetyltransferase, with translation MAEAYIIEAVRTPVGRRNGGLAAVHPADLGAHVLKALMERAGTDPAAVEDVVFGCLDTVGPQAGDIARTAWLAAGLPEEVPGVTVDRQCGSSQQALHFAAQGVLSGTQDLVVAGGVQNMSLVPIAFASRQAAAPLGLTDGPYIGSEGWRARYGDQPVNQFHGAELIATKWGISRRDMEEFALRSHQRAARAIDEGRFDREIVAYGDVSTDEGPRRDTTLEKMAGLSPVVEGGRLTAAVSSQVSDGASAMLIASERAVREHGLTPRARIHHLSVRGEDPIRMLSAPIPATAYALKKAGMTLDDIDLVEINEAFASVVLAWLKETGADPEKVNVNGGAIALGHPLGATGTKLTTTLLHELERTGGRYGLQTMCEGGGQANVTIIERL, from the coding sequence ATGGCCGAGGCATACATCATCGAAGCGGTCCGCACCCCGGTCGGCAGGCGCAACGGCGGGCTCGCCGCCGTCCACCCCGCCGACCTCGGCGCGCATGTGCTCAAGGCGCTCATGGAGCGCGCGGGCACCGATCCCGCCGCCGTCGAGGACGTCGTCTTCGGCTGCCTCGACACCGTCGGCCCGCAAGCCGGCGACATCGCGCGCACCGCCTGGCTGGCCGCCGGCCTGCCCGAGGAGGTCCCCGGCGTGACCGTGGACCGGCAGTGCGGATCCTCCCAACAGGCTCTGCACTTCGCCGCGCAGGGCGTCCTGTCCGGCACCCAGGACCTGGTCGTCGCGGGCGGCGTGCAGAACATGTCCCTGGTCCCCATAGCCTTCGCCAGCCGTCAGGCCGCCGCGCCGCTCGGACTCACCGACGGCCCGTACATCGGTTCCGAGGGCTGGCGCGCCCGCTACGGCGACCAGCCCGTCAACCAGTTCCACGGCGCCGAGCTCATCGCCACGAAGTGGGGCATCTCCCGCCGGGACATGGAGGAGTTCGCCCTGCGCTCGCACCAGCGGGCGGCCCGCGCCATCGACGAGGGCCGCTTCGACCGGGAGATCGTCGCCTACGGCGACGTGAGCACCGACGAGGGCCCGCGCCGCGACACCACCCTGGAGAAGATGGCCGGCCTCAGCCCGGTGGTCGAGGGCGGCCGGCTGACCGCCGCGGTCTCCTCGCAGGTCTCGGACGGGGCCTCGGCGATGCTGATCGCATCGGAGCGGGCCGTACGGGAGCACGGCCTGACGCCGCGCGCCCGCATCCACCACCTGTCCGTGCGGGGCGAGGACCCGATCCGCATGCTGTCCGCCCCGATCCCGGCGACGGCGTACGCGCTGAAGAAGGCCGGGATGACGCTCGACGACATCGACCTCGTGGAGATCAACGAGGCCTTCGCCTCGGTCGTCCTCGCCTGGCTGAAGGAGACCGGCGCCGACCCGGAGAAGGTCAACGTCAACGGCGGGGCCATCGCCCTCGGCCACCCGCTCGGCGCGACCGGCACCAAGCTGACGACCACCCTGCTGCACGAGCTGGAGCGCACCGGCGGCCGCTACGGCCTGCAGACGATGTGCGAGGGCGGCGGGCAGGCGAACGTGACGATCATCGAACGCCTGTGA
- a CDS encoding SDR family oxidoreductase encodes MTGLCSGRVVIVTGAGRGLGRAHALAFAAEGAKVVVNDLGVDADGTGGGAGPAQRVVDEITAAGGQAVAHGGDIATADGAASLVTTALEAFGRFDTLVNNAGFLRDRMLVNLDEDEWDAVMRVHLKGHFLPLKYATAHWRAEAKAGRTPEARVVNTSSGAGLLGSVGQGNYAAAKAGIIGLTLVAAAETGRYGVQVNAIAPAARTRMTEQTFADTMAAPEGDAFDAMAPENVSPLVVWLGSAASAGVTGRVFEAEAGRITVMEGWRPGPTADKGARWTPAEAGDTALKLLAESEPPQPVYGAR; translated from the coding sequence ATGACAGGACTGTGCAGCGGACGCGTCGTCATCGTGACCGGGGCGGGCCGCGGTCTCGGCCGCGCGCACGCGCTCGCCTTCGCCGCCGAGGGCGCCAAGGTCGTCGTCAACGACCTCGGGGTCGACGCGGACGGCACGGGCGGCGGCGCCGGACCCGCCCAGCGGGTCGTCGACGAGATCACGGCGGCGGGCGGACAGGCCGTCGCCCACGGCGGCGACATCGCCACGGCCGACGGGGCGGCCTCACTCGTCACCACCGCCCTGGAGGCCTTCGGCCGCTTCGACACCCTCGTCAACAACGCCGGGTTCCTGCGCGACCGCATGCTCGTCAACCTCGACGAGGACGAGTGGGACGCCGTCATGCGCGTCCACCTCAAGGGGCACTTCCTGCCGCTCAAGTACGCCACCGCGCACTGGCGCGCCGAGGCCAAGGCCGGCCGGACGCCCGAGGCACGGGTCGTCAACACCAGCTCGGGGGCGGGTCTCCTCGGCAGCGTCGGCCAGGGCAACTACGCCGCGGCCAAGGCCGGGATCATCGGCCTCACCCTCGTCGCCGCCGCCGAGACCGGGCGCTACGGCGTCCAGGTCAACGCGATCGCCCCCGCCGCCCGCACCCGGATGACCGAGCAGACGTTCGCCGACACGATGGCCGCCCCCGAGGGCGACGCCTTCGACGCGATGGCCCCGGAGAACGTCTCCCCCCTCGTCGTCTGGCTGGGCTCCGCCGCCTCGGCCGGGGTGACGGGACGGGTCTTCGAGGCCGAGGCCGGCCGGATCACCGTCATGGAGGGCTGGCGACCGGGCCCCACGGCCGACAAGGGCGCCCGCTGGACCCCGGCGGAGGCGGGCGACACGGCACTGAAGCTCCTCGCGGAATCGGAGCCCCCGCAGCCCGTGTACGGGGCGCGCTGA
- a CDS encoding SDR family oxidoreductase, with protein sequence MAAIIDLSGSVAVVTGGTRGVGAGITRALLAAGAEVVTCARRPPDEPVGAAGRTARFLPVDLRDPEAVAGFFDRVREDHGRLDTLVNNAGGTPFRMLDEGGAERQARVVELNLVAPLTASLAAYEVMRGQSGGGAIIMIGSVSGTRPSPGSAAYGAAKAGLDNLARSMAVEWAPRVRVNTVVLGMVRTELSHLHYGDEDGVAAVGRTVPLGRLAEPADIGDACVFLASDRAAYISGASLHVHGGGERPGFLDAATVNH encoded by the coding sequence TTGGCAGCGATCATCGATCTGTCGGGATCCGTCGCCGTCGTCACCGGCGGTACACGGGGCGTCGGAGCGGGAATCACCCGCGCCCTGCTGGCGGCCGGCGCGGAGGTCGTGACCTGCGCGCGACGGCCCCCCGACGAGCCCGTCGGGGCGGCGGGGCGCACGGCCCGCTTCCTCCCCGTCGACCTCCGCGACCCGGAGGCGGTCGCCGGATTCTTCGACCGCGTGCGCGAGGACCACGGACGGCTCGACACCCTCGTCAACAACGCCGGGGGAACCCCCTTCCGGATGCTCGACGAGGGCGGGGCCGAGCGCCAGGCCCGGGTCGTCGAACTGAACCTCGTCGCCCCGCTGACCGCCTCCCTCGCCGCGTACGAGGTGATGCGCGGGCAGAGCGGGGGAGGGGCGATCATCATGATCGGCTCCGTGAGCGGCACCCGCCCGTCACCGGGCAGCGCGGCCTACGGGGCCGCCAAGGCGGGCCTGGACAACCTCGCCCGCTCCATGGCGGTCGAATGGGCGCCGCGGGTGCGGGTCAACACGGTCGTCCTCGGCATGGTGCGCACCGAACTGTCCCACCTGCACTACGGGGACGAGGACGGCGTCGCCGCCGTCGGCCGGACCGTACCCCTCGGCAGGCTCGCCGAGCCCGCCGACATCGGTGACGCCTGCGTCTTCCTCGCCTCCGACCGCGCCGCGTACATCAGCGGTGCCAGCCTGCACGTCCACGGGGGCGGGGAACGCCCCGGCTTCCTCGACGCCGCCACCGTCAACCACTGA
- a CDS encoding SDR family oxidoreductase — MTRTPPPYVPGHGLLADRSAVVTAAAGAGIGGATARRLLEEGARVVLSDAHARRLKESEAELTAEFGADRVAALPCDVTDEAQVAALLDLAEERHGRLDILVNNAGLGGTADLVDMTDEQWDKVLDVTLNGTFRCTRAALRRLKAAGSGGVVVNNASVVGWRAQKGQAHYAAAKAGVMALTRCAALEAAEYGVRVNAVSPSLAMHPHLAKVTTPELLEELTAREAFGRYAEPWEVANVIVFLASGYSSYLTGEVVSVSSQHP; from the coding sequence GTGACCCGTACACCACCCCCCTACGTCCCGGGGCACGGACTGCTCGCCGACCGGAGCGCCGTCGTCACCGCCGCGGCCGGCGCCGGGATCGGCGGCGCCACCGCCCGACGGCTCCTGGAGGAAGGCGCGCGCGTAGTCCTCTCCGACGCCCACGCCCGCAGGCTGAAGGAGTCCGAGGCCGAACTGACCGCGGAGTTCGGCGCCGACCGGGTCGCCGCACTGCCCTGCGACGTCACCGACGAGGCCCAGGTCGCCGCCCTCCTCGACCTCGCCGAGGAGCGCCACGGACGCCTCGACATCCTGGTCAACAACGCCGGCCTCGGCGGCACCGCCGACCTCGTCGACATGACCGACGAACAGTGGGACAAGGTCCTCGACGTCACCCTCAACGGCACCTTCCGCTGCACCCGCGCCGCACTCCGCCGCCTCAAGGCCGCGGGCAGCGGCGGCGTCGTCGTCAACAACGCCTCCGTGGTCGGCTGGCGCGCCCAGAAGGGCCAGGCCCACTACGCCGCCGCCAAGGCCGGCGTCATGGCGCTCACCCGCTGCGCCGCCCTGGAGGCCGCCGAGTACGGGGTGCGGGTCAACGCCGTCTCCCCGAGCCTGGCCATGCACCCGCACCTGGCCAAGGTCACCACGCCCGAGCTCCTGGAGGAGCTGACCGCCCGCGAGGCCTTCGGACGGTACGCCGAGCCGTGGGAGGTCGCCAACGTGATCGTGTTCCTCGCCAGCGGCTACTCCTCGTACCTGACCGGCGAGGTCGTCTCGGTCAGCAGCCAGCATCCGTGA
- a CDS encoding CoA transferase subunit A, with translation MTAEEVVGRLESGMTIGIGGWGSRRKPMALVRALLRSDVTDLTVVSYGGPDVGLLAAAGKVRKLVAAFVTLDSVPLEPHFGAARQSGSVELVELDEAMVMWGLTAAAQRLPFMPVRAGLGSDVMSVNPELRTVTSPYDDREQFVAVPALRLDAALVHLNRADAHGNGQYLGPDPYFDDLFCEAADAAYLSCERIVETSELLKDSGPQSLLVKRAFVDGVVETPNGAHFTSCSPDYDRDETFQRAYVTAARDPEAWRAFTERFLSGDEDAYQAAVAAFHEEEA, from the coding sequence ATGACCGCCGAGGAGGTCGTCGGCCGCCTGGAGAGCGGGATGACGATCGGCATCGGCGGCTGGGGCTCGCGGCGCAAGCCGATGGCACTGGTCCGGGCGCTGCTGCGGTCGGACGTGACCGATCTGACCGTCGTCTCGTACGGCGGCCCGGACGTCGGTCTGCTCGCCGCGGCCGGGAAGGTCCGCAAGCTCGTCGCGGCCTTCGTGACCCTCGACTCCGTGCCCCTGGAGCCGCACTTCGGCGCGGCCCGGCAGAGCGGCTCCGTCGAGCTGGTGGAGCTGGACGAGGCCATGGTGATGTGGGGGCTGACCGCCGCCGCGCAGCGGCTGCCCTTCATGCCGGTCCGGGCGGGGCTCGGCTCGGACGTGATGAGCGTCAACCCCGAGCTCCGGACGGTCACTTCGCCGTACGACGACCGTGAGCAGTTCGTCGCCGTCCCCGCCCTGCGCCTGGACGCCGCGCTCGTCCACCTCAACCGCGCCGACGCCCACGGCAACGGCCAGTACCTGGGCCCCGACCCGTACTTCGACGACCTCTTCTGCGAGGCAGCGGACGCCGCGTACCTCTCGTGCGAGCGGATCGTGGAGACGAGTGAGCTGCTCAAGGACTCCGGTCCGCAGTCGCTGCTCGTCAAGCGGGCGTTCGTCGACGGTGTCGTGGAGACCCCGAACGGCGCGCACTTCACGTCGTGCTCCCCCGACTACGACCGCGACGAGACCTTCCAGCGCGCCTACGTCACCGCCGCGCGCGATCCGGAGGCCTGGCGGGCCTTCACCGAGCGGTTCCTGTCCGGCGACGAGGACGCGTACCAGGCCGCGGTGGCGGCGTTCCACGAGGAGGAAGCATGA
- a CDS encoding VOC family protein yields the protein MNGPAMPIQRLNHAVLFVSDLARSTAFYRDVLGFRPLPQGFAGAAFLQAAGSANDHDLGLFQSPEPGAGPRTGRVGLYHLAWEVDTLAELRRMRTRLSDSGALTGASNHASTKALYARDPDGIEFEVCWLVPDQAVAGELSAMTSPTRPLDIDAEIAVHGAETPGGPRTDHSVWQQVFGGGAGSVTDAR from the coding sequence ATGAACGGACCCGCCATGCCGATCCAGCGACTGAACCACGCCGTCCTCTTCGTCTCCGACCTGGCGCGCAGCACCGCCTTCTACCGAGACGTCCTCGGTTTCCGCCCGCTGCCGCAGGGCTTCGCCGGGGCGGCCTTCCTCCAGGCGGCGGGCTCCGCGAACGACCACGACCTCGGCCTGTTCCAGTCCCCCGAACCCGGCGCCGGCCCCCGCACCGGGCGGGTCGGCCTGTACCACCTGGCCTGGGAGGTGGACACCCTGGCCGAGCTGCGCCGTATGCGGACCCGGCTGTCCGACTCCGGGGCGCTCACCGGGGCGAGCAACCACGCCTCCACCAAGGCCCTCTACGCCCGCGACCCGGACGGCATCGAGTTCGAGGTGTGCTGGCTGGTGCCCGACCAGGCCGTGGCCGGGGAGCTCTCGGCGATGACCTCGCCCACCCGCCCCCTCGACATCGACGCCGAGATCGCCGTCCACGGCGCGGAGACGCCCGGCGGCCCCCGCACCGACCACTCCGTCTGGCAGCAGGTCTTCGGCGGGGGCGCCGGAAGCGTCACGGACGCGCGGTGA
- a CDS encoding TetR/AcrR family transcriptional regulator: MSAAPERRHELLATAAEVFAAQGYNATTVRKIADAAGILAGSLYYHFDSKESMLDEILSGFLNELWGRYDAVLAAGHGPRETIEALVTESFREIDRHRAAVAIYQKESRQLREQPRFGYLDDSQQRFERAWLRTLERGVAAGVFRADLDVRLTYRFVRDTVWVAASWYRPGGQHSPEEIARQYLSMVLEGVALRT; this comes from the coding sequence GTGAGCGCGGCGCCCGAGCGGCGCCACGAACTCCTCGCCACCGCCGCCGAGGTGTTCGCCGCCCAGGGGTACAACGCCACCACCGTCCGCAAGATCGCCGACGCGGCGGGCATCCTCGCCGGCAGCCTCTATTACCACTTCGACTCCAAGGAGTCGATGCTCGACGAGATTCTCTCCGGCTTCCTGAACGAGCTGTGGGGCAGGTACGACGCGGTGCTCGCCGCCGGACACGGCCCCAGGGAGACCATCGAGGCCCTCGTCACCGAGTCCTTCCGGGAGATCGACCGGCACCGCGCCGCCGTCGCCATCTACCAGAAGGAGTCCCGGCAGTTACGGGAGCAGCCGCGCTTCGGCTATCTCGACGACTCGCAGCAGAGGTTCGAACGAGCCTGGCTCCGCACCCTGGAACGGGGAGTGGCCGCCGGGGTGTTCCGCGCCGACCTCGACGTCCGGCTGACGTACCGCTTCGTGCGCGACACCGTCTGGGTCGCGGCGTCCTGGTACCGGCCCGGCGGACAGCACAGCCCCGAGGAGATCGCCCGCCAGTACCTGTCCATGGTGCTGGAGGGCGTCGCCCTCCGTACCTGA
- a CDS encoding enoyl-CoA hydratase family protein codes for MGVSTSAPEEGIAVVTVDFPPVNALPAQGWYDLAGAVRAAGADPKVRCVVLAAGGRGFNAGVDIKEIQRTAGHDALLGANRGCYEAFAAVYDCEVPVVAAVHGFCLGGGIGLVGNADVVVASDDATFGLPELDRGALGAATHLSRLVPQHLMRALYYTSRTVTAQELHGHGSVWRVVPREALREAALELAREIAAKDGQLIRLAKAAINGIDPVDVHRSYRFEQGFTFEANLSGVADRVRDTFGTGTAGRPDATDRQSRTDQEEEQS; via the coding sequence ATGGGTGTCTCCACCTCCGCCCCGGAAGAGGGCATCGCCGTCGTCACCGTGGACTTCCCCCCGGTCAACGCCCTTCCCGCACAGGGCTGGTACGACCTGGCCGGCGCGGTGCGCGCCGCCGGCGCCGACCCCAAGGTCCGCTGCGTGGTGCTGGCCGCCGGGGGCCGCGGCTTCAACGCGGGCGTCGACATCAAGGAAATCCAGCGCACGGCCGGGCACGACGCCCTGCTCGGCGCCAACCGCGGCTGTTACGAGGCCTTCGCCGCGGTCTACGACTGCGAGGTGCCGGTGGTCGCCGCCGTCCACGGCTTCTGTCTGGGCGGCGGGATCGGCCTCGTCGGCAACGCCGACGTCGTCGTCGCCTCCGACGACGCGACCTTCGGCCTGCCCGAGCTGGACCGGGGCGCGCTGGGCGCGGCCACCCACCTCTCCCGGCTGGTCCCCCAGCACCTGATGCGTGCCCTGTACTACACCTCGCGCACCGTCACGGCGCAGGAGCTGCACGGGCACGGCTCGGTGTGGCGGGTCGTCCCGCGCGAAGCGCTGCGGGAGGCGGCCCTCGAACTGGCCCGGGAGATCGCGGCGAAGGACGGGCAGTTGATCCGGCTCGCCAAGGCGGCGATCAACGGCATCGACCCGGTGGACGTCCACCGCAGCTACCGCTTCGAGCAGGGCTTCACCTTCGAGGCCAATCTCAGCGGTGTCGCCGACCGTGTCCGCGACACCTTCGGCACCGGGACGGCGGGCAGGCCGGACGCGACGGACAGGCAGAGCAGGACCGACCAGGAGGAGGAGCAGTCGTGA